One genomic segment of Candidatus Deferrimicrobiaceae bacterium includes these proteins:
- the mraY gene encoding phospho-N-acetylmuramoyl-pentapeptide-transferase codes for MLYHLLFPLHVDYSFFNVFRYITFRTIYAAITALLLCFVLGPWLIRELGSHQIGQIIRRDGPERHLAKEGTPTMGGLLIVLAVVIPTLLWANLSNPYIWIAVFVTVGYGTIGFLDDYKKVIRKDAKGLSAKAKFTSQILLAGIAATLIYMDIGIQDKVSIPFFKKINPRLGIFYIPFIILVIVGASNAVNLTDGLDGLAVGPSIIAAGTYMLFAYLTGHVKIANYLQIPYVPGAGELTIFCGAMAGAGIGFLWFNTYPAQVFMGDTGSLSLGAALGVVAVMVKQEIVLVLVGGVFVMEALSVIFQVFSYKTTRKRIFRMAPVHHHFELKGWAEPKIIVRFWIISIILALLAISTLKIR; via the coding sequence ATGCTGTACCATCTTCTCTTCCCGCTGCACGTGGACTATTCGTTTTTCAACGTGTTCCGGTACATCACGTTCCGCACGATCTACGCCGCGATCACGGCGCTGCTTCTGTGCTTCGTCCTCGGGCCGTGGCTCATCCGCGAGCTCGGCTCCCACCAGATCGGGCAGATTATCCGGAGGGACGGGCCGGAGAGGCACCTGGCGAAGGAAGGGACGCCGACGATGGGGGGGCTCCTGATCGTCTTGGCCGTCGTGATCCCGACCCTGCTCTGGGCGAACCTCTCGAACCCCTACATTTGGATCGCGGTATTTGTGACCGTCGGGTACGGGACGATCGGCTTCCTCGACGACTACAAGAAAGTCATCCGGAAGGATGCGAAGGGCCTGAGCGCGAAGGCCAAATTCACCAGCCAGATCCTCCTCGCCGGGATCGCGGCGACGCTGATCTACATGGACATCGGGATCCAGGACAAGGTGAGCATTCCCTTCTTCAAGAAGATCAACCCGAGACTGGGGATCTTCTACATTCCGTTCATCATCCTCGTGATCGTGGGGGCGTCGAACGCCGTCAACCTCACCGACGGTCTCGACGGGCTTGCCGTCGGGCCCTCCATCATCGCCGCCGGGACCTACATGCTGTTCGCCTATCTCACCGGGCACGTGAAGATCGCGAACTACCTGCAGATCCCGTATGTGCCGGGGGCGGGGGAGCTCACCATCTTCTGCGGCGCCATGGCCGGGGCGGGCATCGGGTTTCTCTGGTTCAACACCTATCCCGCCCAGGTGTTCATGGGGGACACCGGCTCGCTGTCCCTGGGCGCCGCGCTGGGCGTCGTAGCCGTGATGGTGAAGCAGGAGATCGTCCTGGTCCTGGTGGGGGGGGTGTTCGTGATGGAAGCCCTCTCGGTGATCTTCCAGGTCTTCTCCTACAAGACCACCCGGAAGCGGATCTTCCGGATGGCGCCGGTGCATCACCATTTCGAACTGAAGGGGTGGGCGGAGCCCAAGATCATCGTCCGGTTCTGGATCATATCGATCATCCTGGCGCTGCTGGCCATCAGCACGCTCAAGATCCGGTGA
- the murD gene encoding UDP-N-acetylmuramoyl-L-alanine--D-glutamate ligase gives MESFGGKNAFVIGAGVSGFASALLLLREGARVTLLDERPKEDVERSLGHPVPPQIAFVRGRMTEKEAPGTDLVILSPGVPREKLPLPELARSGTPVWGELELAFRRFPGKVAAVTGTNGKSTVTTLLGDMASRAFPRVFVGGNLGTPFASAADDPYDWAVVEVSSFQLETIDAFRPAVAVLLNITEDHRDRYPDFASYAAAKMAIFRNQDPADAAVVNDEDREVSARIAQVRSARIPFSLSRPLTTGVFRDGEEMVHRDGSVEERYKTSLLQVRGLQNVENAMAAIGAARRMGIPSDAVREGLSAFAGLPHRVEFVREVRGVSFFNDSKGTNVGAVLKCLEGFSEPVILIAGGKDKGVDFRPLRDPLGRKARAAILLGEAQGRMKRELMGSVPILLAGSLDEAVGQAAECAREGDVVVLSPACSSFDMFRNFEERGEAFREAVRRLPE, from the coding sequence ATGGAATCCTTCGGCGGGAAGAACGCGTTCGTGATCGGGGCCGGGGTATCGGGGTTTGCCTCGGCCCTCCTCCTCCTGCGCGAAGGTGCCCGGGTCACGCTGCTCGACGAGCGCCCGAAGGAGGACGTGGAGCGGTCTCTCGGGCATCCCGTACCGCCGCAGATCGCTTTCGTCCGCGGCAGGATGACCGAGAAGGAGGCGCCGGGGACGGATCTCGTGATCCTCTCCCCCGGGGTCCCGCGGGAGAAGCTCCCCCTCCCGGAGCTGGCCCGGTCCGGGACCCCCGTGTGGGGGGAACTGGAGCTCGCCTTTCGCCGGTTCCCCGGGAAAGTGGCCGCCGTGACGGGGACGAACGGCAAGTCGACGGTCACAACGCTCCTGGGCGACATGGCGTCGCGGGCCTTCCCCCGGGTCTTCGTCGGGGGGAACCTGGGGACCCCCTTCGCCAGCGCGGCGGACGACCCGTACGACTGGGCCGTGGTGGAGGTGTCCAGCTTCCAGCTGGAGACGATCGACGCCTTCCGGCCCGCCGTGGCCGTTCTGCTGAACATCACGGAGGACCATCGCGACCGGTATCCCGATTTCGCTTCCTATGCCGCCGCGAAGATGGCGATCTTCCGGAACCAGGATCCGGCCGATGCCGCCGTCGTGAATGACGAAGACCGGGAGGTGTCCGCACGGATCGCGCAGGTCCGCTCCGCGAGGATCCCGTTCTCCCTCTCCCGGCCGCTCACGACGGGGGTGTTCCGGGACGGGGAGGAGATGGTCCACCGGGACGGCTCCGTCGAGGAGAGGTACAAGACGTCGCTCCTCCAGGTGCGGGGGCTTCAGAACGTGGAGAACGCCATGGCGGCGATCGGGGCGGCACGCCGCATGGGGATCCCGTCCGACGCCGTCCGGGAGGGCCTTTCGGCCTTCGCCGGGCTTCCGCACCGCGTGGAGTTCGTCCGGGAAGTGCGCGGGGTCTCCTTCTTCAACGACTCGAAAGGGACCAACGTCGGCGCGGTCCTCAAATGCCTGGAGGGGTTTTCCGAGCCCGTGATTCTCATCGCCGGCGGGAAGGACAAGGGGGTGGATTTCCGGCCCCTTCGGGATCCCCTGGGGCGGAAAGCCCGGGCGGCAATCCTCCTGGGGGAGGCGCAGGGAAGAATGAAGCGGGAACTCATGGGGTCGGTGCCCATCCTGCTGGCCGGCTCCCTCGACGAGGCGGTCGGTCAGGCCGCGGAGTGCGCGCGGGAAGGCGATGTCGTGGTGCTCTCCCCGGCCTGTTCGAGCTTCGACATGTTCCGCAATTTCGAGGAGCGCGGCGAGGCGTTCCGGGAGGCGGTGAGGAGGTTGCCGGAATGA
- the ftsW gene encoding putative lipid II flippase FtsW, producing the protein MNIGKRHENLILTLCTLILVGLGAVMVYSASSVTAGASDRLGHDAAYYFKRQVLFLALGASLALFLSRVDYDIFRRHILLFLGGTLVLLVLVFVPGFRHTVNGASRWINFRIFTFQPSELAKFSLLAYAAYAVDRRGENFREGGRAFLPMLAALAVFMGLILKEPDFGMAVVITASFLALLFIAGFPWKLLAGCGVLGVAGGIVAIAAKPYRMARLSAFFDPFSQAQAAGYQVVQSLIAFSNGGLLGTGIGAGKQKLFYLPEMHTDYIFSVIGEELGFAGVVAVGACFMTLVWVGFRIGRRARDPFGKYLAMGVSTVIGVQALANMMVGLKMLPPKGMVLPFLSYGGSSLILHLAAIGVLTNISMKGAEGFVAEPVDRRRGNRRARVPGDSAC; encoded by the coding sequence ATGAACATCGGGAAACGGCACGAGAACCTGATCCTCACTCTCTGCACGCTGATCCTGGTGGGACTGGGAGCCGTGATGGTGTACAGCGCCTCGTCGGTGACCGCGGGAGCGTCCGACCGGCTCGGGCACGACGCCGCGTACTATTTCAAGCGGCAGGTTCTCTTCCTCGCGTTGGGAGCCTCCCTGGCCCTTTTCCTCTCCCGGGTCGACTACGACATCTTTCGTCGGCACATCCTGCTCTTCCTGGGGGGGACCCTCGTGCTCCTCGTCCTCGTTTTCGTTCCCGGGTTCCGGCACACGGTCAACGGCGCGTCCCGGTGGATCAACTTCCGGATCTTCACCTTCCAGCCTTCCGAGCTTGCCAAGTTCTCCCTCCTTGCCTATGCGGCCTACGCCGTCGACCGGAGGGGGGAGAACTTCCGCGAGGGCGGGCGGGCGTTCCTCCCGATGCTTGCGGCGCTTGCGGTCTTCATGGGGCTGATCCTCAAGGAGCCGGACTTCGGCATGGCGGTGGTCATCACCGCGTCGTTCCTGGCGCTGCTGTTCATCGCCGGATTCCCGTGGAAACTGCTTGCGGGATGCGGAGTCCTGGGGGTTGCGGGGGGGATCGTCGCGATCGCCGCGAAACCGTACCGGATGGCGCGCCTTTCGGCCTTCTTCGATCCGTTTTCCCAGGCGCAGGCGGCGGGATACCAGGTGGTGCAGTCCCTGATCGCCTTCTCGAACGGAGGCCTTCTCGGGACGGGAATCGGGGCCGGGAAACAGAAGCTCTTTTATCTCCCGGAGATGCACACGGACTACATCTTCTCCGTCATCGGGGAGGAGCTCGGGTTCGCGGGAGTCGTCGCGGTTGGGGCCTGCTTCATGACGCTCGTCTGGGTCGGGTTCCGGATCGGCCGGCGCGCCCGCGATCCGTTCGGGAAGTACCTCGCGATGGGGGTGTCTACCGTGATCGGCGTGCAGGCCCTCGCGAACATGATGGTGGGCCTGAAGATGCTCCCGCCGAAGGGGATGGTCCTGCCGTTCCTGAGCTACGGGGGATCCTCGCTCATTCTTCATCTGGCGGCGATCGGGGTCCTCACGAACATCTCGATGAAAGGAGCGGAAGGATTTGTCGCTGAACCTGTTGATCGCAGGCGGGGGAACCGGCGGGCACGTGTTCCCGGGGATAGCGCTTGCTGA